Proteins from a genomic interval of Lolium perenne isolate Kyuss_39 chromosome 1, Kyuss_2.0, whole genome shotgun sequence:
- the LOC127326526 gene encoding putative leucine-rich repeat receptor-like protein kinase At2g19210: MGKQWLSSSMVAPCLLLLLFGIVGGGGVLRVHGQADNLGFLSIDCGLPESAAGYVDNVTKLSFVSDAGFIDAGTNYNMSTEYITPSMGKSFHNVRSFGGGASARNCYTLRNLVSGLKYLIRAKFMYGNYDGLNRVPVFDLHLGVNYWTTVNITDADTPVIVEVIAVVPGGSAQVCLVSTGSGTPFISSLDLRPLKNLLYPMANATQGLVLLARANFGPSDGKLIRFPDDPHDRIWFPMSKPTEWSEITTPLKVQNIDNDNFEAPTAVMQTAITPINASSPIEFFWDAEPSANDPAPGYICILHLSELQLLPTGAARQFFVTINGLLWYPRGFSPQYLYSNAVFNSNANYGFHQYNVSLNATPNSTLPPILNGLEIFSVVPTTGVPTAAQDVSAITAIRGKYQLKKNWMGDPCVPKIFAWNGLGCSYAVSIPPSVTGLNLSASGLSGNLSSSFASLRGLQYLDLSRNNLTGTIPDSFSQLSSLTLLDLTGNQISGSIPSGLLKRMQDGSLTLRYGSNPNLCTNGDSCQPPKKKKSSKVAVYVAVPIVVLLVIVLLSVLLLCMLRRRQGTTSRNSVRPPNKASIASYHSHSRVSNEHSSLRLDNRRFTYADLEAVTDGFRREIGKGGFGRVYLGTLEDNTQVAVKLRSENSDQGEQEFLAEAQTLAKIHHKNLVSLIGYCKDREYMALVYEYMSEGALHGHIRGRGNNSRCLTWRQRLRIALESAQGLEYLHKGCNPPLIHRDVKPANILLNANLEAKIADFGLLKAFNSGSDTHVSTDRLVGTTGYTAPEYLLTYQLTIKSDVFSFGVVLLEIITGKPHILNDPERTSIAQWVQRCLARGNIESVVDIRMSGDYDVNGVWKAADTALKCTAQLPEHRPTMTDVVAQLQECLDLEAARCDANGGFYSAGSGGNPSGYSGYGTDISTDVSQSSTGFEMERLGRVPTLPTGPDVR; the protein is encoded by the exons ATGGGAAAACAATGGCTGAGTTCATCAATGGTGGCGCCCTGTCTGTTGTTGCTTCTTTTCGGTATCGTCGGGGGCGGTGGTGTTCTTCGAGTCCATGGCCAGGCCGATAACTTAG GTTTCTTAAGCATCGACTGCGGGCTGCCGGAGAGCGCCGCCGGGTACGTGGACAACGTCACCAAGCTGAGCTTCGTGTCGGACGCCGGCTTCATCGACGCCGGCACCAACTACAACATGTCGACCGAGTACATTACGCCGTCGATGGGCAAGAGCTTCCACAACGTGCGCAGCTTCGGTGGCGGTGCCAGCGCCCGGAACTGCTACACACTCCGGAACCTCGTGTCCGGGCTCAAGTACCTCATCCGGGCCAAGTTCATGTACGGCAACTATGACGGCCTGAACAGAGTGCCAGTGTTCGACCTCCACCTGGGCGTCAACTACTGGACGACGGTGAACATCACCGACGCCGACACGCCAGTGATCGTGGAGGTGATCGCCGTCGTCCCCGGCGGCTCGGCTCAGGTGTGCCTTGTCAGCACCGGCTCCGGCACGCCCTTCATCTCCAGCCTCGACCTCAGGCCGCTCAAGAACTTGCTCTACCCGATGGCCAACGCCACGCAGGGTCTCGTCCTCCTCGCCAGGGCCAACTTTGGCCCAAGCGACGGAAAACTCATCAG GTTCCCCGACGACCCGCACGACCGTATATGGTTCCCGATGAGCAAGCCAACGGAGTGGTCGGAGATCACGACGCCGTTGAAGGTGCAGAACATCGACAACGACAACTTCGAGGCGCCGACGGCGGTGATGCAGACGGCCATCACGCCCATCAACGCGTCGAGCCCCATCGAGTTCTTCTGGGACGCCGAGCCCAGCGCCAACGACCCGGCGCCCGGGTACATCTGCATCCTGCACCTCTCCGAGCTGCAGCTGCTCCCGACCGGCGCCGCGCGGCAGTTCTTCGTCACCATCAATGGCCTGCTCTGGTACCCACGCGGCTTCTCGCCGCAGTACCTCtactccaacgccgtcttcaacaGCAACGCGAACTACGGCTTCCACCAGTACAACGTCTCGCTCAACGCGACTCCCAACTCCACGCTCCCGCCCATCCTCAACGGCCTCGAGATCTTCTCCGTCGTGCCCACCACCGGCGTACCCACCGCCGCCCAGGACG TGTCTGCAATCACGGCCATCAGAGGCAAGTACCAGCTGAAGAAGAACTGGATGGGAGATCCGTGCGTGCCCAAGATTTTCGCGTGGAACGGACTGGGTTGCAGCTACGCGGTATCCATCCCACCAAGTGTCACAGGCTT GAATCTATCTGCGAGTGGTCTCAGTGGCAACTTGTCGTCTTCTTTTGCCAGTCTCAGAGGTTTACAGTACCT GGATTTGTCACGCAATAATCTGACGGGCACAATTCCTGACAGCTTTTCACAGCTGTCATCGCTCACACTTCT AGATTTGACAGGCAATCAGATCAGTGGATCAATTCCTTCTGGCCTTCTGAAAAGAATGCAAGATGGCTCTCTAACACTCAG ATATGGTAGCAATCCAAACCTCTGCACCAACGGCGACTCATGTCAGCCTCCGAAAAAGAAGAAAAGCTCTAAGGTTGCCGTGTATGTTGCCGTTCCGATTGTCGTACTGTTGGTGATTGTGCTTCTGTCAGTACTACTCCTTTGCATGCTAAGAAGAAGACAAG GAACAACATCAAGAAACAGCGTCAGGCCGCCAAACAAGGCGAGCATCGCGTCGTATCACTCTCACTCTCGGGTCAGCAATGAACACAGCTCGTTGCGTCTTGACAATCGCCGGTTTACGTATGCTGATCTGGAAGCTGTGACGGATGGCTTCCGGCGTGAGATTGGCAAAGGAGGGTTTGGGAGAGTCTACCTTGGCACCTTGGAGGATAACACCCAGGTGGCTGTCAAATTGCGGTCTGAAAATTCAGATCAGGGTGAACAAGAATTCCTAGCAGAG GCTCAAACCTTGGCTAAGATTCATCACAAGAATCTTGTGTCATTGATTGGATATTGCAAGGACAGGGAGTACATGGCTCTTGTATACGAGTACATGTCTGAAGGAGCCCTACATGGACATATTAGAG GGAGAGGGAACAACTCTAGATGTTTAACCTGGAGGCAGAGACTTCGTATCGCACTGGAATCCGCACAAG GGCTTGAGTATCTGCACAAAGGATGCAACCCACCTCTCATCCACAGAGATGTGAAGCCCGCAAACATCCTGCTGAATGCAAACTTGGAGGCTAAAATAGCCGATTTTGGCTTACTCAAGGCTTTCAATAGTGGCAGTGATACTCATGTGTCCACGGATAGACTGGTCGGCACAACCGGTTATACTGCACCAGA GTACCTATTAACATATCAGCTCACCATCAAAAGTGACGTGTTTAGCTTCGGCGTAGTgctgttggagataatcacaggGAAACCACACATCCTGAATGACCCAGAGCGGACGAGCATTGCCCAGTGGGTGCAACGATGTCTCGCCCGTGGCAACATTGAGAGCGTGGTGGACATCCGCATGAGTGGCGACTATGATGTTAACGGCGTGTGGAAAGCCGCCGACACAGCGCTTAAATGCACCGCGCAGTTGCCGGAGCATCGTCCCACGATGACTGACGTTGTGGCACAGCTGCAGGAGTGCCTTGATCTTGAGGCTGCCCGATGTGACGCGAATGGCGGGTTTTACTCCGCAGGGAGCGGTGGAAACCCGAGCGGATATAGTGGCTACGGCACTGATATTTCCACTGACGTGAGCCAGAGCAGCACTGGATTTGAGATGGAGCGTTTGGGTAGGGTGCCAACACTGCCTACTGGTCCAGATGTGAGGTGA